The following proteins are co-located in the Shouchella hunanensis genome:
- the spoIIP gene encoding stage II sporulation protein P translates to MNVVVKWLGSISIMLLSTLLIISILATNQTWYNRGLNTIVSPLEGVDLLHLISLENPIFKEALPSEFKAKSFSHVMVSTATNLDFSHPLSLLSQGIPAMAAFDTTIAVAGQGTDVTNMPRETLPPEEALAELAKEHTNEENEESPGQESENTDPSVLIYHTHSYESFLPELGLEGAENADQAISSNPEINIINVGKHFADRLSTHGIVADVDKTNMNAYMQERSMTNYYSASRQIIEGKLETQQYDLLLDFHRDSARRDLTAVTINNETFARILFVVGTAHANSDAQLAAATELHNRIEEAYPGLSRGVFTKDKSQGNGIYNQDLANTAMLIEFGGVDNTMEESLRSADAVADLLADYYKETMDE, encoded by the coding sequence GTGAACGTAGTCGTTAAATGGTTAGGAAGTATTTCTATTATGCTTCTATCCACACTTCTTATTATTAGCATACTAGCAACAAATCAAACCTGGTATAACCGTGGACTGAATACGATTGTATCGCCTTTAGAGGGCGTTGATTTACTCCATTTGATTTCACTTGAAAATCCCATCTTCAAAGAAGCACTGCCTTCTGAATTTAAAGCAAAATCGTTCAGCCATGTTATGGTATCTACCGCAACAAACCTAGACTTCAGTCACCCTCTTTCATTGCTCTCGCAAGGAATTCCAGCTATGGCGGCATTTGATACAACCATCGCCGTTGCTGGACAAGGGACAGATGTGACCAATATGCCAAGAGAAACACTGCCCCCTGAAGAAGCATTAGCAGAACTTGCCAAAGAACATACAAATGAAGAAAACGAAGAATCGCCTGGGCAAGAATCTGAGAATACCGATCCGTCTGTGTTAATCTATCATACGCACAGCTATGAGTCCTTTCTGCCTGAATTAGGATTAGAAGGTGCTGAAAATGCAGACCAAGCCATTTCAAGTAACCCTGAAATAAACATCATTAACGTTGGGAAGCACTTTGCGGACAGGCTCTCCACCCATGGAATTGTTGCTGATGTAGACAAAACCAATATGAATGCCTATATGCAAGAGCGCAGTATGACCAATTATTATTCGGCTTCTCGTCAGATAATCGAAGGCAAACTAGAGACACAGCAATATGATTTACTGCTCGATTTTCACCGTGATTCTGCACGTCGTGATCTTACAGCGGTGACTATTAACAATGAAACGTTCGCACGCATTCTTTTTGTTGTCGGTACCGCACACGCGAATTCAGATGCTCAATTAGCTGCCGCAACAGAACTTCATAACCGGATTGAAGAAGCCTATCCCGGCTTAAGTCGTGGTGTATTTACAAAGGACAAATCACAGGGGAATGGTATTTACAATCAAGACTTAGCAAACACTGCTATGCTGATTGAATTTGGTGGGGTTGATAATACAATGGAAGAAAGCTTGCGAAGCGCAGACGCTGTAGCAGATCTGTTAGCTGATTATTACAAAGAGACAATGGATGAATAA
- a CDS encoding TrkH family potassium uptake protein, with the protein MNRKKSNPFRVILFAYLLSMFVFSVLFYLPVFHEPGVELTYRDALFTSVSAVSVTGLVTINVVETFNWGGILVLSLAIQLGGIGIMTLATFAWMMLGRRINLSQRLLIIVDQNRVQNQFSGLVRLMSSLIVIALCIEGAGALILGTYYLRFFDGAFEAYLQGAFASLSAFTNAGFDVTGQSLAPFVDDYFVQCITILLVFAGSIGFPVILECIEYIKSRKRTFKFSLFTKLTTTTYFLVFFIGAFGIWFLERDLAFATLSWHEQLSQAVFFSATTRSAGLSTVDLAAFHIPVLLFMSLLMMIGASPSSVGGGIRTTTLAVMMLTLRSFATGKKHVHVFGRRIHEEDQQKSFVVLSIFTGLLFLAILLIMTFEQNTSVTLLQVLVETASAFGTCGLSLGITSELSLPSQVVLMVLMVIGRVGIIAVLFSFRGDRRGEHYQYSTERILIG; encoded by the coding sequence ATGAACCGAAAAAAGAGTAATCCCTTTCGTGTAATTCTCTTCGCTTATTTACTTTCAATGTTCGTGTTTAGTGTTCTGTTTTATTTGCCTGTTTTTCATGAGCCTGGCGTTGAACTGACGTATCGAGATGCATTATTTACATCGGTTAGTGCGGTCAGTGTAACGGGGCTAGTGACAATTAATGTAGTCGAAACGTTTAACTGGGGTGGAATACTCGTTCTCTCGCTCGCAATACAACTAGGTGGAATTGGTATTATGACACTTGCCACCTTTGCTTGGATGATGCTAGGAAGACGAATTAACCTTTCGCAACGTTTGCTTATCATCGTCGACCAAAACCGAGTACAAAATCAGTTTTCAGGCCTTGTCCGTTTGATGAGCAGTCTCATAGTCATTGCACTATGTATTGAAGGGGCAGGCGCCCTTATACTAGGGACCTATTATTTACGTTTCTTTGACGGGGCATTTGAAGCTTACTTACAAGGTGCCTTTGCCTCGTTAAGTGCTTTTACAAACGCTGGTTTTGATGTAACAGGTCAATCGCTAGCTCCATTTGTGGATGATTACTTTGTTCAATGTATAACCATTTTACTTGTTTTTGCGGGTTCAATTGGCTTTCCAGTTATTTTAGAATGTATTGAATACATAAAGAGCCGAAAACGCACATTTAAATTCAGTTTATTTACGAAACTCACGACAACTACTTATTTTCTTGTGTTTTTTATAGGGGCCTTTGGGATTTGGTTTTTAGAAAGAGACTTAGCCTTTGCTACCTTAAGTTGGCACGAACAGCTATCACAAGCGGTCTTTTTTTCGGCAACAACAAGAAGCGCAGGCCTATCAACAGTTGATTTAGCTGCATTTCACATTCCTGTTCTCTTATTTATGTCGCTATTAATGATGATTGGAGCGAGCCCATCGAGTGTTGGTGGAGGTATACGAACAACGACGCTAGCAGTTATGATGCTTACGCTACGTAGCTTTGCGACTGGGAAAAAACATGTGCATGTATTTGGTCGGAGAATTCATGAAGAAGACCAACAAAAGTCATTTGTGGTGCTATCCATTTTTACAGGTCTTTTGTTTCTGGCCATTTTGCTTATCATGACCTTTGAACAAAATACATCGGTTACGCTGCTGCAAGTCTTAGTTGAAACGGCTTCAGCGTTTGGAACATGTGGCTTATCTTTAGGGATCACATCTGAGTTGTCCTTGCCGAGCCAAGTCGTTCTGATGGTCTTAATGGTAATCGGTCGAGTCGGAATTATCGCCGTGCTCTTTTCATTTAGAGGGGATAGAAGAGGGGAACACTATCAGTATTCTACGGAACGGATCTTAATTGGATAA
- a CDS encoding potassium channel family protein: MRRKQFLVIGLGRFGTSVSRELYKHGHDVVAVDSDEERVEDADGFTSRAIIADTTHEKTLRSLEPESYDAVIVAIGDHIQESILTTLLLKELGVQKLWVKARNQQHHRVLEKIGADRIIHPELDMGIRIAHSLDSDKVIDYVEISVDHSIVELVATKKIAGKTLAKLNIRKRYKCNVLGIKSGENLTITPMPDDMLTEGDVMIVLGGNRDLKKLEAELL, encoded by the coding sequence ATGCGAAGAAAACAATTTCTAGTCATTGGTCTTGGTCGTTTTGGAACGAGCGTTTCGAGAGAGCTCTATAAACATGGGCATGATGTTGTTGCCGTTGATTCAGATGAAGAACGAGTAGAAGATGCAGACGGATTTACAAGCCGAGCCATTATAGCTGATACCACTCATGAAAAAACGCTGCGCTCCCTTGAACCGGAAAGTTACGATGCGGTCATTGTTGCGATAGGAGATCATATTCAAGAGAGTATATTGACGACTCTTTTGTTGAAAGAATTAGGGGTTCAGAAATTATGGGTCAAAGCACGTAACCAACAGCATCATCGTGTGCTTGAGAAAATCGGCGCTGATCGCATTATTCATCCTGAGCTCGATATGGGCATTCGCATTGCTCATAGCTTAGATTCTGACAAAGTGATTGATTATGTGGAGATTTCAGTGGATCACAGCATTGTCGAGCTTGTCGCCACAAAAAAAATCGCTGGAAAAACGCTGGCGAAATTAAATATTCGCAAGCGCTACAAGTGTAATGTGCTGGGAATAAAATCAGGCGAAAACCTTACCATTACTCCGATGCCAGACGATATGCTGACTGAAGGAGATGTGATGATCGTTTTAGGTGGGAACCGTGATTTGAAAAAGCTTGAAGCGGAATTGCTCTAA
- a CDS encoding helix-turn-helix transcriptional regulator produces the protein MKNNIKRLRVNYGLTQDELAEQLAVSRQTIISLEKERYNPSIKLAFKLSRIFSCTIEDIFIYEED, from the coding sequence ATGAAAAACAATATAAAACGATTACGGGTAAACTATGGTTTAACCCAAGATGAATTAGCTGAGCAATTAGCTGTTTCAAGGCAAACGATAATTTCATTGGAAAAAGAACGCTACAATCCTTCTATTAAGTTGGCATTCAAACTGTCACGTATCTTTAGCTGTACGATTGAAGATATATTTATTTATGAGGAGGACTAG
- a CDS encoding DUF418 domain-containing protein — protein sequence MEQSEKRIRLIDVLRGFAIIGTLGTNVWLFAQPGNLLAVFVNANWWEDIQSFIQASLSVFINGKFLSLLTILFGIGLELKYRKAKREELPWIPLYLWTMALLFIDGFLHFVFVFEYDVLMSYALTGGIVAFMISKREKLLKKIMMITGFMHLFGVVLVSILWFFILRDDSFLFEMERMGEEISSVYQNQPYWQQVYYRVVHFIGLRAEAILIIFMNITLYLVGIFLHRAGAFLNNERGRVIRKKLMIYGLGIGIPLNLLALVPGGYFDLATRYIFAPVLALGYIGLFAWVLHKKMVPWIMKRFEAIGKTALSCYILQNIVASLIFYGWGFNLAPVSSVYVVLLCWLFITIIMMVAAELFVTYLGTGPLEYVWKKLSSAPFKNRD from the coding sequence ATGGAGCAAAGTGAAAAGCGAATTCGTTTGATAGACGTCTTAAGAGGTTTTGCCATTATTGGCACATTAGGGACAAATGTTTGGTTGTTTGCGCAACCGGGAAATCTTCTTGCTGTCTTTGTAAATGCAAATTGGTGGGAGGATATACAGTCTTTCATACAGGCGTCTCTTTCTGTGTTTATAAATGGGAAGTTTCTAAGTCTGCTGACAATTTTATTTGGAATAGGCCTAGAGTTAAAATACCGTAAAGCCAAAAGAGAAGAATTACCATGGATACCGTTGTATCTATGGACGATGGCTCTCCTCTTTATTGATGGTTTTTTACACTTTGTTTTTGTTTTTGAATACGATGTGCTCATGAGTTATGCCCTCACAGGAGGAATCGTAGCGTTCATGATAAGTAAGCGTGAAAAGCTTCTAAAGAAGATAATGATGATAACAGGATTTATGCATCTTTTTGGTGTGGTACTAGTGTCGATTCTCTGGTTTTTTATTTTAAGAGATGATTCATTTCTTTTTGAAATGGAGCGTATGGGTGAAGAGATAAGCTCAGTCTATCAGAATCAACCCTATTGGCAACAAGTCTACTATCGCGTGGTTCATTTTATAGGATTGCGAGCAGAAGCCATTCTGATTATTTTTATGAATATCACACTATATTTAGTTGGCATTTTCTTGCATCGTGCAGGGGCTTTTTTAAACAATGAACGTGGAAGAGTCATTCGTAAGAAACTAATGATCTATGGTTTAGGTATAGGAATACCCTTAAATCTATTGGCGCTTGTGCCCGGTGGTTATTTTGACCTTGCGACGAGGTATATCTTTGCCCCTGTTTTAGCATTAGGTTATATTGGACTGTTTGCTTGGGTTCTTCATAAAAAGATGGTTCCGTGGATCATGAAACGGTTTGAAGCTATAGGAAAAACAGCATTGAGCTGTTATATCTTACAAAACATTGTCGCATCTCTTATTTTTTATGGTTGGGGCTTCAATCTTGCTCCCGTTTCTTCTGTCTATGTTGTGCTTCTATGTTGGTTGTTCATAACAATAATTATGATGGTGGCAGCAGAGCTGTTTGTTACATACTTAGGTACGGGCCCTTTGGAATATGTATGGAAAAAACTATCGTCTGCCCCGTTCAAAAATAGAGACTAG
- a CDS encoding GNAT family N-acetyltransferase codes for MMILRFHENDTEEVVSLFYETVHSVNARDYSREQVEAWAALEDKSERINRWKRSLNENLTFVVKVNDRIVGFADLTFNGYLDRLFVHKEYQRQGVASLLVDKLESEAKRLKLQAIETESSITAKAFFTHRGYVTVRQQTVERKGVYLTNLKMRKELSATSFTRTIHE; via the coding sequence ATGATGATCTTGAGATTTCATGAAAACGATACAGAGGAAGTGGTTTCGCTCTTTTATGAAACCGTTCATTCTGTTAATGCAAGAGACTATTCGCGAGAGCAAGTAGAGGCTTGGGCGGCTTTAGAGGATAAAAGTGAAAGAATCAACCGGTGGAAAAGATCATTAAATGAAAACCTAACGTTTGTTGTAAAAGTGAACGATCGAATCGTCGGCTTTGCTGATCTAACGTTTAATGGTTACTTAGACCGATTGTTTGTTCATAAAGAGTATCAAAGACAAGGGGTAGCATCTCTGCTAGTTGATAAACTTGAGAGCGAAGCAAAGCGATTAAAACTGCAAGCGATTGAAACAGAGTCAAGTATAACAGCAAAGGCATTTTTTACACATAGAGGCTACGTGACTGTTCGCCAACAAACCGTTGAACGAAAAGGTGTTTATCTGACAAATTTAAAAATGAGAAAAGAACTAAGTGCGACTTCGTTCACGAGAACGATTCATGAATAA
- a CDS encoding NUDIX domain-containing protein: protein MGIRNSAKGIIISEDKILVTKNRDSEGVYYLFPGGGQEWGETLHHTLIRECLEEVGKEVDVKELLHIREYIGKNHEHAAFDSAVHQVEFYFVCHALNECGDQAPTQPDQNQVGMEWLPIEALLEYRIYPKSLRKSIIEYHNDKKSFVYLGDIN, encoded by the coding sequence ATGGGAATTAGAAACTCAGCAAAAGGAATTATCATTAGCGAAGATAAGATCTTAGTAACAAAAAATCGAGACTCAGAAGGGGTTTATTATCTTTTTCCTGGAGGTGGACAGGAGTGGGGGGAAACGTTGCATCATACTTTAATAAGAGAGTGTTTGGAAGAGGTGGGAAAAGAAGTAGATGTGAAAGAACTCCTTCACATCCGTGAGTATATAGGGAAAAATCACGAGCATGCTGCATTTGATTCCGCTGTTCACCAAGTTGAATTTTATTTTGTTTGTCATGCATTAAATGAATGTGGTGATCAAGCACCTACTCAACCAGACCAAAATCAAGTGGGGATGGAATGGCTTCCTATAGAGGCGTTGCTTGAGTATAGAATATACCCGAAAAGTTTAAGAAAATCTATTATTGAGTACCACAATGATAAGAAATCGTTCGTTTATCTAGGAGACATTAATTAG
- a CDS encoding flavin reductase family protein, protein MLKPISKASWHTYPSMVAVITSKSNEQVNVMASGWHTFMGTNPGHYGFALRKETYTYELISQSKTFAVQFLPSQHSKWIQLSGTYSGREQNKFDLFNIPYHLSELCNVPIIEDAYFAYECNIVGEHTYGTHEWIVGEVMQSYRNEKAFTSSNTINFEHVAIPMYIGRSEYRSLTKDAPRMLHQQTNHL, encoded by the coding sequence ATGTTAAAACCTATTTCAAAAGCTTCATGGCATACCTACCCAAGCATGGTAGCTGTCATAACGAGTAAATCAAATGAACAAGTCAATGTAATGGCGTCTGGATGGCACACCTTTATGGGAACAAACCCAGGGCATTACGGGTTCGCCTTACGAAAAGAAACGTATACATATGAGCTCATCTCACAAAGCAAAACCTTCGCGGTCCAGTTTCTCCCTAGCCAACATTCCAAGTGGATTCAACTTAGCGGCACATATAGTGGGAGAGAACAGAATAAATTTGATCTCTTTAATATTCCTTATCACTTAAGTGAACTGTGTAACGTTCCTATAATTGAAGATGCTTATTTTGCTTATGAATGTAACATAGTGGGCGAGCACACCTACGGTACTCACGAGTGGATTGTCGGCGAAGTCATGCAAAGCTATCGAAATGAGAAAGCGTTTACTTCTAGTAATACGATCAACTTTGAACATGTAGCGATCCCAATGTATATTGGTCGATCTGAATATCGGTCGCTTACAAAAGATGCACCCCGAATGCTCCATCAACAGACGAATCATTTGTAG
- a CDS encoding M3 family oligoendopeptidase, whose translation MATFYKEPFSLEETDKLEARYNELLNIPLDSVEQVEVFLQKESDLSDELEEMMTGHYVEFNSYNDSKEAKRVFEHDQQVVLPIVKKYSALLDDAFLSSNVLAQLPEEQYGYLVKRRKSAQALFQEATIQLEVEEDQLATTYFEHTGSMTVDWNGEELTLPQLVAYYESVDRDQRKRAMTKLREAYIEKEEPLQEILSELIRLRQKKAENAGFTNFADYMFQKYDRFDYTPADCKRLAENVATYVKPVVEKIHKRHQQGLGLDSYLPWDRSAIKPGEEPLKPFDTTEELISKTEKVLNQLDPSFGQLLSQLNEGNTLDLESRKGKSPGGFCSSLPLSQLSVIFMNHAKQHKDMITLIHEMGHCIHNDRKKDLSLAAYRDTPMESSELASMSMELFTLPFWNVYYENHEEYERAKQKQLESIVTFLPIGMVIDSFQHWLYEHPNHSKEERNKKYQELLTKLQSNVVDWSGYEKWQETQWLSVLHIFEVPFYYIEYVIAQLGAMQLYKQYKEHPEETLKRYKAALALGSSTSLTDVYKAAGIAFDFSEDMIRSLMAFMEKELKL comes from the coding sequence ATGGCAACCTTTTATAAGGAACCTTTTTCACTTGAAGAGACGGATAAGCTTGAAGCACGGTACAATGAGTTGTTGAACATTCCGCTTGATTCAGTGGAGCAGGTGGAAGTATTTCTACAAAAAGAATCGGACCTATCCGATGAACTGGAAGAAATGATGACAGGTCATTATGTTGAATTTAATAGCTATAACGACTCTAAGGAAGCGAAGCGTGTATTTGAGCATGATCAGCAAGTTGTGTTGCCGATTGTAAAGAAATACTCCGCTTTATTGGATGATGCGTTTCTCTCATCCAACGTTTTAGCTCAATTACCAGAGGAACAGTATGGCTATTTAGTAAAAAGACGAAAAAGCGCACAGGCATTATTTCAAGAAGCAACGATTCAACTAGAGGTAGAAGAAGATCAACTGGCGACTACTTATTTCGAACATACTGGATCAATGACGGTTGATTGGAATGGGGAAGAATTAACGCTACCTCAATTAGTTGCTTATTATGAAAGTGTTGACCGTGATCAACGAAAACGAGCCATGACGAAATTGCGTGAGGCTTACATAGAAAAAGAAGAGCCTTTGCAGGAGATTTTGTCAGAGCTTATCCGACTGAGGCAGAAAAAGGCTGAAAACGCAGGATTTACGAATTTTGCGGATTATATGTTTCAGAAGTATGATCGGTTTGACTACACACCAGCGGATTGCAAACGCTTAGCAGAGAATGTCGCGACGTATGTGAAGCCGGTTGTTGAAAAAATTCATAAGCGGCATCAGCAAGGATTAGGGTTAGATTCGTATTTGCCATGGGATCGTAGCGCCATCAAGCCTGGGGAAGAGCCGTTAAAACCATTTGACACAACAGAAGAGCTTATTTCAAAGACAGAAAAAGTGTTAAATCAGCTTGACCCTTCTTTTGGTCAGCTTCTTTCTCAGCTTAATGAAGGGAACACGCTCGATCTTGAAAGCAGGAAAGGGAAATCGCCAGGTGGGTTCTGTTCGTCACTGCCACTTTCGCAGCTTTCTGTTATTTTTATGAACCATGCGAAACAGCATAAGGATATGATTACTCTTATTCATGAAATGGGGCATTGCATTCATAACGATAGGAAGAAAGATCTTTCTCTAGCTGCTTATCGTGATACGCCAATGGAATCAAGTGAACTAGCAAGCATGTCAATGGAGTTATTTACGCTGCCGTTTTGGAATGTCTACTATGAGAATCACGAAGAGTATGAGCGTGCCAAACAGAAACAATTAGAATCGATTGTAACGTTCTTACCAATTGGGATGGTGATTGATTCGTTTCAACATTGGCTGTATGAGCACCCGAACCATTCAAAGGAAGAGCGCAATAAGAAGTATCAAGAATTGCTGACAAAACTTCAGTCGAATGTCGTTGATTGGTCTGGTTATGAAAAGTGGCAAGAAACCCAGTGGCTTAGCGTGCTTCATATTTTTGAAGTGCCATTTTATTATATCGAATATGTCATTGCCCAGCTTGGAGCCATGCAGCTATACAAGCAATATAAAGAACATCCAGAAGAGACATTAAAACGGTATAAAGCCGCACTTGCCCTAGGCAGTTCAACGTCATTAACGGATGTCTATAAAGCAGCGGGGATAGCGTTTGATTTCTCAGAAGACATGATTCGTTCGCTTATGGCGTTTATGGAAAAAGAATTAAAGTTATAA
- the sda gene encoding sporulation histidine kinase inhibitor Sda, whose product MLQQLSDDLLLEAYDRAIQHCLNADFISIIKQELRRRGLLKHIHMKKDRS is encoded by the coding sequence ATGTTACAGCAACTATCCGATGATCTTCTTCTAGAAGCATATGATCGTGCGATCCAACATTGTTTAAATGCTGACTTTATTTCCATTATTAAACAAGAACTTCGGCGTCGAGGTCTCCTGAAACATATACATATGAAAAAAGATCGTTCTTAG
- a CDS encoding YolD-like family protein, with product MRKEELFVKRGNLLWEGSRMMLPEHKEGWLKLQQQESYIPLHEPLSEDSWQELGETIMDAIKQQYDTTVTFWHDGRYHSLDGKVTKYDDLNKRIKLLLSDDYEWLNLRMIKDVCRKH from the coding sequence ATGCGTAAAGAAGAATTGTTTGTCAAACGAGGGAATTTACTGTGGGAAGGCAGTCGGATGATGCTGCCAGAGCACAAAGAAGGATGGCTTAAACTACAACAACAGGAAAGCTATATTCCGCTACATGAGCCGTTATCCGAAGACAGCTGGCAGGAGCTAGGTGAAACCATTATGGATGCGATTAAGCAACAGTACGACACTACCGTAACATTCTGGCATGATGGTCGTTACCACTCACTAGATGGAAAGGTCACGAAGTATGATGATTTGAACAAGCGTATTAAACTCCTTTTATCAGACGACTACGAATGGTTAAACCTTCGTATGATCAAAGATGTTTGTCGAAAACATTAA